In Xyrauchen texanus isolate HMW12.3.18 chromosome 13, RBS_HiC_50CHRs, whole genome shotgun sequence, a single genomic region encodes these proteins:
- the LOC127654202 gene encoding transmembrane protein 74B-like, translated as MESLNAVELRELGDGSRGEPHQASSGPRTAAGIENASFEDEERGTRIRVTSRTTGPSSLPVQRDVPSPRSEEEPELVYHDHSVDYGFICALMFLVSGIMLVTIAYTIPREAKVNPDQVTARQMEKLEMYYAQLGSHLDKCIIAGLGLLTLGGMLLSILLMVAICKGELYRRRTFSRRPMKSYGSINMRMRQLAEGDGRETLVECEQNATEDAANGNRAPPGTQNT; from the coding sequence ATGGAGTCTCTGAACGCCGTGGAGCTCCGTGAACTGGGGGATGGGAGTAGGGGAGAACCTCATCAGGCCTCTTCAGGACCGCGGACAGCGGCCGGCATTGAAAACGCATCGTTCGAAGATGAGGAACGGGGAACGAGGATCCGAGTTACTTCCAGAACAACTGGACCTTCATCACTGCCTGTTCAAAGAGACGTGCCGTCACCGCGTTCCGAAGAGGAACCTGAGCTCGTGTATCACGACCATTCGGTGGATTACGGGTTCATATGCGCGCTGATGTTCCTCGTGAGCGGAATTATGTTGGTGACAATCGCCTATACGATTCCCAGAGAGGCTAAAGTCAACCCGGACCAAGTGACAGCGCGCCAAATGGAGAAACTGGAGATGTACTATGCGCAACTCGGTTCTCACCTCGACAAATGCATCATTGCGGGACTTGGTTTGCTTACTCTGGGAGGAATGTTGTTATCTATTTTGTTAATGGTGGCTATATGTAAAGGGGAACTGTATCGTCGAAGGACTTTCTCCAGAAGACCCATGAAATCGTACGGATCTATTAATATGAGAATGAGGCAGTTGGCTGAGGGCGACGGGCGAGAAACGCTCGTGGAATGTGAACAGAACGCCACCGAGGACGCCGCGAACGGTAATCGAGCTCCTCCTGGAACGCAAAACACGTAG